Proteins encoded together in one Pseudomonadota bacterium window:
- a CDS encoding ATP-binding cassette domain-containing protein, protein MSEPILELRSISKNFGETQALDDINLAVEQGSLIVLLGPAGAGKTTTLRIIAGLEAPSSGQVFIEGADFTKHQPNQRDIAMIFDNLALYPNK, encoded by the coding sequence ATGTCTGAGCCGATTCTAGAGCTACGCTCAATTTCGAAAAATTTTGGCGAAACCCAGGCGCTCGATGACATCAACTTGGCGGTGGAGCAGGGCTCGCTGATCGTTTTGTTAGGTCCGGCAGGGGCCGGCAAGACGACCACCTTGCGTATTATCGCCGGATTGGAAGCGCCAAGTTCGGGACAGGTTTTTATAGAGGGTGCGGATTTTACAAAACATCAACCGAATCAGCGCGATATCGCGATGATCTTCGATAACCTTGCGCTCTATCCCAATAAG